One Methanoculleus sp. 7T genomic window carries:
- a CDS encoding nitroreductase family protein — protein MSPIGGTVNLGVTVIRSRHSVRKYKDSPVEDKIVRDALDCARLAPTARNEQPWLFGTIQNRETLKAIADLAENARFIADAPICFAVFGKRDAKYYLEDCCAATTQLILALQAWGVGSCWVAGEKKDYVEDVRKLLNVPEEYTLVSLVPAGYPADIQIAKKKILDEVVFTERYEEEE, from the coding sequence ATGAGTCCGATTGGTGGAACGGTTAATCTCGGTGTCACCGTCATCCGGAGCAGGCACAGCGTGCGGAAGTACAAAGACAGCCCAGTAGAAGATAAGATCGTCAGAGATGCCCTTGACTGCGCACGCCTTGCCCCGACCGCCAGGAACGAGCAGCCATGGCTCTTCGGCACGATCCAGAACCGCGAGACGCTGAAGGCGATTGCGGATCTGGCCGAGAACGCCAGGTTCATCGCCGATGCGCCCATCTGTTTCGCCGTCTTCGGGAAGCGGGATGCGAAGTACTACCTCGAAGACTGCTGTGCGGCGACGACCCAGCTGATTCTTGCGCTCCAAGCGTGGGGGGTCGGGTCCTGCTGGGTTGCGGGGGAAAAGAAGGATTACGTCGAGGATGTCAGGAAACTCCTCAATGTTCCGGAGGAATACACCCTCGTCTCTCTCGTGCCTGCAGGATACCCTGCAGATATCCAGATCGCAAAGAAGAAGATCCTCGACGAAGTCGTGTTCACCGAGCGCTACGAGGAAGAAGAGTAG
- a CDS encoding GMP synthase subunit A, which translates to MLPLYVVNNHGQFNHLIQRVLRDMDIPTTMISNDTPPAEVARGCRGIILGGGPTLDRAGVAAEYLDLDLPVLGICLGLHIMATARGGAVRQGASGGFGAVEVDILEQNDLLQGYPNRIRVWASHADEVSVVPEGFIRLAESAICGVEAMASPNERLYGVQWHPEVSHTVNGRLLFENFDRICSE; encoded by the coding sequence ATGCTTCCTTTATATGTGGTCAACAATCACGGGCAATTTAACCACCTGATCCAGAGGGTGCTCCGTGATATGGATATTCCGACCACAATGATCTCAAACGATACGCCGCCGGCCGAGGTTGCTCGGGGCTGTCGGGGTATCATCCTCGGCGGCGGTCCGACCCTCGACCGCGCCGGGGTCGCTGCCGAATATCTTGACCTCGACCTCCCGGTCCTCGGCATCTGCCTTGGGCTGCACATCATGGCGACGGCTCGAGGAGGCGCAGTCCGTCAGGGTGCGAGCGGGGGTTTCGGTGCGGTCGAGGTCGATATACTCGAACAGAACGATCTCCTGCAGGGCTACCCGAACCGGATCCGTGTCTGGGCGTCGCATGCCGATGAGGTCTCGGTGGTCCCGGAAGGGTTTATCCGGCTTGCAGAGTCGGCCATCTGTGGTGTGGAGGCGATGGCGTCTCCGAATGAGCGCCTCTACGGCGTCCAGTGGCACCCGGAGGTCAGTCATACCGTCAACGGGCGGCTTCTCTTTGAGAACTTTGACCGGATATGCTCGGAATAG
- a CDS encoding ammonium transporter produces MIDSGDTAFILICTALVMLMAPGVGLFYGGLVRRKNLISMIALAFIAFSLVSIQWVLCGYSLAFGADIHGMIGSLEYAFLQGVGMEGDGIPDLLFVAFQMVFAGLALAIVTSGVAERVKISSFAVFGLLWTTLVYDPLAHWAWGGGWAAQLGALDFAGGTVVHISSGFSALALALVIGKRLGFGAHGMEPNNIPMVLLGGALLWFGWFGFNAGSALAADGLAANAFVVTNTAAAAGALAWLGAAWIRGRPGSLGMISGAIAGLVAITPAAGFVTPMAAIIIGAVAGLFCYGALLFRVRRGLDESLDAWAIHGMGGIFGALATGIFATAAIGGVDGLVHGNPGQFLIQFVDVVVVMIYSFGVTFAIAKVIDAVMGLRVTEEEEYVGLDIAQHGESARV; encoded by the coding sequence ATGATCGATTCCGGCGATACGGCATTTATCCTGATCTGCACCGCACTGGTCATGCTGATGGCGCCGGGGGTAGGGCTCTTCTATGGCGGGCTCGTGCGTCGGAAGAACCTTATCTCCATGATAGCACTGGCGTTCATCGCCTTCTCGCTTGTCAGTATCCAGTGGGTCCTCTGCGGTTACAGCCTTGCCTTCGGCGCTGATATCCATGGGATGATTGGGAGTTTGGAGTACGCCTTCCTGCAGGGTGTCGGGATGGAGGGCGATGGGATCCCGGATCTGCTCTTTGTCGCCTTCCAGATGGTCTTTGCAGGCCTCGCGCTGGCAATTGTTACGTCGGGTGTTGCGGAACGGGTGAAGATCAGTTCGTTCGCCGTCTTTGGCCTGCTCTGGACGACGCTGGTCTATGATCCCCTTGCCCACTGGGCGTGGGGCGGCGGGTGGGCGGCGCAGCTCGGTGCGCTTGACTTTGCCGGCGGTACGGTTGTCCACATAAGTTCCGGATTCTCGGCGCTCGCGCTTGCGCTTGTCATCGGCAAGCGTCTTGGGTTTGGAGCTCATGGTATGGAGCCCAACAACATCCCGATGGTCCTCCTCGGCGGGGCGCTCCTCTGGTTCGGGTGGTTCGGGTTCAACGCCGGGAGCGCTCTCGCCGCGGATGGCCTTGCGGCAAACGCGTTCGTCGTGACGAACACTGCCGCTGCTGCCGGAGCCCTCGCTTGGCTCGGGGCTGCCTGGATTCGCGGCAGGCCGGGATCGCTCGGGATGATCAGCGGCGCCATCGCGGGCCTTGTCGCCATCACTCCGGCTGCCGGGTTCGTCACCCCCATGGCCGCCATCATCATCGGCGCAGTTGCAGGGCTCTTCTGCTATGGTGCCCTGCTCTTCCGGGTCCGGAGGGGCCTGGACGAAAGTCTTGATGCGTGGGCGATTCACGGCATGGGTGGAATATTTGGCGCCCTTGCAACAGGCATCTTTGCGACCGCAGCGATTGGAGGCGTTGACGGCCTGGTTCATGGGAACCCGGGTCAGTTCCTTATCCAGTTCGTGGATGTGGTCGTTGTCATGATCTACTCGTTTGGCGTGACCTTCGCCATCGCAAAGGTCATCGATGCGGTGATGGGTTTGCGCGTCACCGAGGAAGAGGAATACGTCGGGCTGGATATCGCCCAGCACGGCGAGTCTGCGCGGGTGTGA
- a CDS encoding YkgJ family cysteine cluster protein, producing MLGIDDVADRVGSVGFGCLGCGACCRRVTEDSNLVIVSPAEVRAIMAATGMAWDEVAEPYPDFIESGNGGEYTLAWCIRRTPDACIFLRDGRCSIYAHRPWICRTYPFMLEGDELLVSECPGLGTPLSVVAAHDAAADLCRRQAAEAAEEVGVRAVYRGARVPPGERAVIDSEGVKVLHG from the coding sequence ATGCTCGGAATAGACGACGTTGCGGACAGGGTCGGGTCCGTCGGGTTTGGATGTCTGGGATGCGGCGCCTGCTGCCGCCGGGTCACGGAGGACTCGAACCTCGTGATCGTGAGCCCGGCCGAGGTGCGGGCGATCATGGCGGCGACCGGGATGGCTTGGGATGAGGTCGCCGAGCCCTATCCCGACTTCATTGAATCCGGGAACGGCGGGGAATACACCCTTGCTTGGTGCATCCGACGCACCCCCGACGCCTGCATCTTTCTCCGGGACGGACGGTGCTCCATTTACGCTCACCGCCCCTGGATCTGCCGCACCTACCCGTTTATGCTGGAGGGCGACGAACTTCTGGTCTCTGAATGCCCCGGTCTCGGCACACCCCTCTCGGTCGTCGCCGCACACGATGCGGCGGCGGACCTCTGCAGAAGGCAGGCCGCCGAGGCGGCGGAGGAAGTCGGTGTTCGGGCAGTCTACCGCGGAGCAAGGGTGCCGCCGGGAGAACGTGCCGTGATCGACAGCGAAGGCGTGAAGGTGCTCCATGGCTGA
- a CDS encoding DUF2115 domain-containing protein — translation MSSGRGETNTRRVCARLRSAKTRAELAAILYREVSGYSLFELQALRGRVDRDLRSVPAGYRRRLYPRIIEQLFDTHHTLVSAGRRGGLDVRDEPLTEEFQDFCEMVERTCLAGGEGGQHLELLYFLLAAFNLFVLDRPGHPVGTPFPGGFEVEVRGGEYLCPVREKANDVENALCPYCPAKQSDL, via the coding sequence ATGAGTTCGGGAAGAGGCGAGACAAACACCCGTCGGGTCTGCGCCCGCCTGCGGTCGGCAAAGACCCGAGCGGAACTCGCGGCAATTCTCTACCGGGAAGTATCAGGTTACTCGCTCTTCGAACTTCAGGCGTTGCGGGGGAGGGTGGACCGGGACCTCCGGTCCGTTCCCGCCGGGTACCGGCGGCGCCTCTATCCCCGGATAATAGAGCAGCTCTTTGACACCCACCACACCCTCGTCTCCGCCGGCCGCCGGGGCGGCTTGGACGTACGGGACGAGCCGCTCACCGAGGAGTTTCAGGATTTCTGCGAGATGGTCGAGAGGACGTGCCTTGCCGGAGGCGAGGGGGGGCAACACCTCGAACTCCTCTACTTCCTTCTTGCCGCCTTCAACCTCTTCGTCCTCGACCGCCCCGGCCACCCTGTGGGCACGCCGTTTCCGGGCGGGTTCGAGGTCGAGGTCAGAGGCGGGGAGTACCTCTGTCCCGTCCGGGAGAAGGCCAACGACGTCGAGAACGCCCTTTGCCCCTACTGCCCGGCAAAGCAGAGCGATCTGTGA
- a CDS encoding TraB/GumN family protein, translating into MAEIRLVGTAHVSQKSVEDVRSAIEEFQPDIVGVELDRGRFVSLTQETPEPSVTDILKGGNFGRLLVQWVLAYIQQRIGAETGVKPGAEMLAAIEEAEAHQRPVALIDRDIRITLARFWGKMRIWEKIKLIGALIYSLVGVEGQEIDVDEFTNQDVVSAAMEEFRKFSPWGAQALIDERDAYLAHQILMLGSRYERVLAVVGAGHIRGVQRYLDAPETLPPLPSLTADVKGLPWAKILGAGVTLLFALLLAAIAFSGVGLDVLLTALLYWILINGVLSAAFTLLAGGHPLSAATAFGVSWLTSLNPMLAAGWFAAIVEAKIRKPTAGELHKILEAETFSEMRRIPLFRVVLVAALANVGSTLGTVAYFIFIFPVLGIDPTVVIVDGFSNMLQTIQGLF; encoded by the coding sequence ATGGCTGAGATCCGCCTTGTCGGGACGGCCCACGTCTCGCAGAAGAGTGTCGAGGACGTCCGGTCCGCTATCGAGGAGTTTCAGCCCGATATCGTCGGTGTCGAACTCGACCGGGGCCGGTTTGTATCGCTCACGCAGGAGACTCCCGAACCCTCGGTCACGGATATCCTGAAAGGCGGAAACTTCGGCCGGCTCCTCGTCCAGTGGGTGCTTGCCTACATCCAGCAGCGGATCGGTGCCGAGACCGGCGTGAAACCCGGTGCCGAGATGCTGGCCGCTATCGAGGAGGCTGAGGCGCACCAGAGGCCCGTGGCGCTCATCGACCGAGATATCCGGATCACGCTTGCGCGGTTCTGGGGGAAGATGAGGATCTGGGAGAAGATCAAACTTATCGGGGCTCTCATCTACTCGCTCGTGGGCGTCGAGGGACAAGAGATCGATGTGGACGAGTTCACGAACCAAGATGTGGTGAGTGCGGCGATGGAGGAGTTCCGAAAGTTCTCTCCGTGGGGCGCTCAGGCCCTGATCGATGAGCGGGACGCGTATCTTGCCCATCAGATCCTGATGCTCGGGAGTCGGTACGAGCGGGTGCTGGCGGTCGTCGGTGCCGGACACATCAGAGGTGTGCAGCGCTACCTCGATGCACCGGAGACGCTGCCGCCGCTCCCGTCTCTGACCGCCGATGTGAAGGGCCTGCCGTGGGCAAAGATCCTCGGGGCGGGCGTCACCCTCCTCTTCGCCCTCCTGCTCGCTGCCATAGCGTTCTCGGGCGTGGGACTCGACGTCCTGCTGACCGCTCTCCTCTACTGGATCTTGATTAACGGTGTCTTAAGCGCCGCATTCACACTGCTTGCCGGCGGGCATCCCCTCTCGGCAGCCACGGCGTTTGGCGTCTCGTGGCTGACGTCGCTCAACCCGATGCTTGCGGCAGGATGGTTTGCCGCCATCGTCGAGGCGAAGATCCGCAAACCCACCGCCGGGGAACTCCATAAGATCCTCGAGGCCGAAACCTTCTCGGAGATGCGGCGGATCCCGCTCTTCCGGGTGGTGCTGGTCGCTGCTCTTGCCAACGTCGGGAGCACGCTCGGGACCGTCGCCTACTTTATATTCATCTTTCCGGTTCTCGGAATCGATCCGACGGTGGTCATCGTCGACGGCTTCTCGAACATGCTGCAGACGATACAGGGCCTCTTCTGA